A window of the Thalassophryne amazonica chromosome 11, fThaAma1.1, whole genome shotgun sequence genome harbors these coding sequences:
- the atoh1b gene encoding protein atonal homolog 1b has translation MSAKSDLTSCWTDYRDEYRPLQPRSLTHVSAKSWISAEPVRAPLSRRDARGSSSDQGAKLEPDEAAQGDAAAISHFGPQRHRRVAANARERRRMHGLNKAFDELRSVIPSLENEKKLSKYDTLQMAQIYITELSELLDGVVHPERRSPSADRSARSRSLIHSAGGEHRMVLGPTCDLSSSSSSDGECSHHSDSEESPSSK, from the coding sequence ATGAGCGCAAAATCTGATTTGACGAGCTGCTGGACGGATTACCGAGACGAGTACCGGCCGCTGCAGCCCCGCAGCCTGACCCACGtcagcgccaagtcctggatctccGCAGAGCCGGTGCGCGCGCCGCTCTCCAGGAGGGACGCGCGCGGCTCCTCCTCCGACCAGGGCGCCAAACTTGAGCCGGACGAGGCGGCGCAGGGAGACGCGGCGGCGATCAGCCACTTCGGCCCCCAGAGGCACCGGCGCGTCGCCGCCAACGCCAGAGAGCGGCGGAGGATGCACGGCCTGAACAAAGCGTTCGACGAGCTGAGGAGCGTCATCCCGTCCCTGGAGAACGAGAAGAAGCTCTCCAAGTACGACACCCTGCAGATGGCGCAGATCTACATCACCGAGCTGTCGGAGCTGCTGGACGGCGTGGTTCACCCGGAGCGCAGGAGTCCGTCCGCGGACCGCAGCGCCAGGAGCCGGAGTCTGATCCACAGCGCCGGCGGGGAGCACCGCATGGTCCTCGGACCAACGTGCGAcctgagcagcagcagcagcagcgacgGAGAATGTTCACATCACAGCGATTCAGAGGAAAGTCCGAGCAGCAAGTGA